In the genome of Syngnathoides biaculeatus isolate LvHL_M chromosome 14, ASM1980259v1, whole genome shotgun sequence, one region contains:
- the LOC133511719 gene encoding gamma-crystallin M3-like isoform X2, with the protein MTTTDMSMLSQIIFFEERNLQGRSYECMSDCADVSSFLSRCQSCRVESGCFMIYERPNFMGNQHFMKKGEHADSISVMGMTSGIKSCRIIPMHKGQFRIRIFERENLSGQSQELLEDCDNIVERLRMNECLSCQVLEGHWLLFEQPNFRGKVVYVRPSEHRTFKEMGLGSTRFLSMKRITDTC; encoded by the exons ATGACCACCACTGACATGAGCA TGCTTTCCCAGATCATCTTTTTTGAGGAGAGGAACTTGCAGGGTCGCTCCTACGAGTGCATGAGCGACTGCGCCGACGTGTCCTCCTTCCTGAGCAGGTGCCAGTCCTGCCGGGTGGAGAGCGGCTGCTTTATGATCTACGAGCGTCCTAACTTCATGGGCAACCAGCACTTCATGAAGAAGGGCGAGCACGCCGACTCCATCAGCGTGATGGGCATGACCAGCGGCATCAAGTCCTGTCGCATCATCCCCATG CACAAAGGCCAGTTCAGGATTAGGATCTTTGAACGGGAGAACCTGAGCGGCCAGTCCCAAGAGCTGCTGGAGGACTGCGACAACATAGTGGAGCGCCTCCGGATGAATGAATGCTTGTCCTGCCAGGTGCTGGAGGGCCACTGGCTGCTGTTCGAGCAACCCAACTTCCGCGGCAAGGTGGTGTACGTGAGGCCCAGCGAGCACCGCACCTTCAAGGAGATGGGCTTGGGCAGTACCCGCTTCTTGAGCATGAAGCGCATCACAGACACGTGCTAG
- the LOC133511719 gene encoding gamma-crystallin M3-like isoform X1, with the protein MTTTDMSTGKIIFFEERNLQGRSYECMSDCADVSSFLSRCQSCRVESGCFMIYERPNFMGNQHFMKKGEHADSISVMGMTSGIKSCRIIPMHKGQFRIRIFERENLSGQSQELLEDCDNIVERLRMNECLSCQVLEGHWLLFEQPNFRGKVVYVRPSEHRTFKEMGLGSTRFLSMKRITDTC; encoded by the exons ATGACCACCACTGACATGAGCACGGGCAAG ATCATCTTTTTTGAGGAGAGGAACTTGCAGGGTCGCTCCTACGAGTGCATGAGCGACTGCGCCGACGTGTCCTCCTTCCTGAGCAGGTGCCAGTCCTGCCGGGTGGAGAGCGGCTGCTTTATGATCTACGAGCGTCCTAACTTCATGGGCAACCAGCACTTCATGAAGAAGGGCGAGCACGCCGACTCCATCAGCGTGATGGGCATGACCAGCGGCATCAAGTCCTGTCGCATCATCCCCATG CACAAAGGCCAGTTCAGGATTAGGATCTTTGAACGGGAGAACCTGAGCGGCCAGTCCCAAGAGCTGCTGGAGGACTGCGACAACATAGTGGAGCGCCTCCGGATGAATGAATGCTTGTCCTGCCAGGTGCTGGAGGGCCACTGGCTGCTGTTCGAGCAACCCAACTTCCGCGGCAAGGTGGTGTACGTGAGGCCCAGCGAGCACCGCACCTTCAAGGAGATGGGCTTGGGCAGTACCCGCTTCTTGAGCATGAAGCGCATCACAGACACGTGCTAG